The Chloroflexota bacterium genomic interval TGAATTCAAGGGCAGACTCTTCAACCTGGATGCCCTCCTGTTGGCAAATATAGCTAAGGCGCCCAATGATGCCTCGGAGGGAGATGCGTCGAAAGTCAAAGCGCTGGCAGCGAGAGATGATGGTGGCCGGCAGCTTATGTGGCTCAGTAGTGACCAGCACGAAGATCGTGTGGGCCGGGGGCTCTTCCAGGGTCTTCAGAAGAGCGTTGAAGGCCTCGTTGGTCAGCATATGCGCTTCATCCAGAATATAAAACTTATAGCGGGCTAAGGTAGGGGCAAAGTTGACCTTCTCCCGCAAGTCACGGATCTCATCAATCCCTCGATTGGAAGCGGCATCGATCTCAATGATATCAAGGGCTTGCCCATTGTTGATGGCCTGGCACATCGAGCACTGGTTACAGGGCTCGACGCCACCGTTGTTCAGACAGTTGACGGTCTTGGCCAGAAGGCGCGCAGCAGAGGTCTTGCCGATGCCGCGTGGGCCACAGAAAAGATAGGCGTGCGCCAGGCGCCCTGTCTGTAGGGCATTCTGCAGGGTACGGGTGACATGTTCCTGCCCAACGATTTCGGCGAAGGTCTGCGAGCGCCATTTGCGATAATAGGACTGCGAGCCCACCATAGCCTCCGGTCAGCATCTTCTTCCCCATTATACCTCAATGACTAGGGCCTATTCAATGGGAAGTTTATGCTATAATCCACCTTGTCCAAATATGGTCTGTTGTTAGGAGGGAGATGTGAGGAAGAATTTAGCTAAGCAGAAGATTAGGGCCGGCGAGCCTATATTTGGGGCCTTCATCACTTTTCCGGCCCCGCCCATCGTGGAGATTTGCGGTCACCTGGGCTTTGATCACGTCATCATCGATGCCGAGCATGGCCCTATGAACGAGGAGAGCTGTCAGGATCTGGTGAGGGCAGCGGAGGTGACCGGCATCACCCCCTTGATCCGCGTGCCTCAGATCGTTCCTCAGGTGATTTTGCGTTTCCTGGATATAGGAGCTCTGGGTGTACACGTGCCTCAGGTTTACACCAAGGCTGACGCCACGGCCGCGGTTCAATCTGTAAAATACTACCCTCAGGGGCGGAGGGGCTTGGCCGGTGTGCGGGCGGCGACTTATGGGCTCGCTACGACACTTAGTGAGTATGTCAAGCAGGCCAATGAAGAAACGATGATCGTCTTACATATAGAGAACAGGGAATGCGTGCAAAACCTGCCCGAGATACTGACCATCGAGGGGATCGACGTCTTCTTCATCGGACCAACCGACCTTTCACAATCCTTGGGTGTACCGGGACGAACGCGCGAACCGATCGTCGAGGATCTTATCACCAAAATCATCGCTGAGGTGCAAGCCGCGGGTAAGACAGTTGGCATCTACGTGTCTGATGCAGAAACGGCCAGGAAGTATCTAGCGGCTGGCGTTCGCTATTTTGCTACGGGTATAACCGGCTTGATGGCCAAGGCCGGGCGGGAGTTCCTCCAGGTCGTCAAAGGCAGCTGAATGTATGGGCAGTCCCTTCCTCCTGCCAATGTCGTGACCTTCTCGCGCAGCATCACGCTTGTCCCCACGCGCCGTTGCCACAACCGCTGTAGCTATTGCAGTTTTCGGGCCGACGATAACCACGTGCTTTCTCTGGCTGAGGCTGAGCACACCCTCACTCTGGCCAAGGGCCAGGGCTGTCGGGAGGCCCTCATCATGTCTGGCGAGCGCCCCTGGCTGGAGAAGGACTTCCCCCTGACCGAGGAAGAGTTTATCGCATACGTGTATCAGCTCTGTGCCCTGGCCTTGCGCCTGGGACTGCTCCCCCACACGAACATCGGTGTGTTGACTGGCCCTCAGCTGGGGCGTCTGAAGGAAGTTAACGTCTCCATGGGACTGATGCTCGAGACGGCCAGCGAGGGTTTGGCCGCCCATAAGGAACAGCCCGGCAAACGCATCAGTGAACGTATCGCTCATATCGAAGAGGCTGGTAGATTACGCATCCCTTTCACGACCGGCCTCCTCGTCGGCATCGGGGAATCGGCGTCGAACAGGCATGCCGCGCTACTGATCATCAAGCGCTTACAAGAGCGTTATGGGCATATTCAGGAAGTCATCATCCAAAATTTTAAGCCCAAGGTGGGTACGCCAATGGCACATTGGGCGGAACCGACCCTGGAAGATATGGTGGAAACGGTGCGTCAAGCCCGCCAGCTGTTGCCGACGGTACCTGTGCAAATAGCGCCGAACCTGACTTCCGACTGCCTGCCCTTGTTGCGCGCCGGGGCAAATGATCTGGGTGGGCTCTCGCCAGCCATCGACTATATCAATCCAGAGTGCCCCTGGCCGAAGCCAGAGGAGCTGGGGGCGACCCTGTCCAGGGCCGGTTTCCATCTTCAGGATCGCCTTCCTGTTCATCCTGAGGTGGACGCTGATCTGGCCCCGGTGGCCGACGCCTTGCGCCGGCGGTTGGTTGGGGATCGCGTGACCTACGTTGTTAACCGCAACGTTAATATCACTAATATATGTCAGGGCAGATGCGCCTTCTGCGCCTTCCGCCGGGACAGTGGGGAAGGGGATGCTTATCAGCTCACCATCGCTGAGGTCCTCCAAAAAGCCGAGGAGGCTGTGGCCCGGCAGGCTACCGAGGTATGCATCCAGGGTGGTCTGAACCCGACGCTGGAGCTGCCCTTTTACCTTAATATGGTCTCGGCCATCAAACAGCGCTTTCCCCATCTGCATATCCATGCCTTCTCCCCTATGGAGGTCTGGTGGATAGCCCAGCGCAATGGGCTTTCCATCGCTGATACACTGGCCCGTCTCCAGGAAGCGGGGTTGGATACGATGCCGGGGACAGCCGCCGAGATCCTCGTTGATGAGGTGCGGCAGAAGATCTGTCCCCAAAAGTTGACCACTGCTGAATGGGTGGAGGTCATCACTACGGCGCACCGTTTGGGAATCAAGACGACGGCCACGATGATGTTTGGACACATCGAGAACTGGCATCACCGCCTTCGTCACCTCGAGATATTGCGCCATATCCAGCTGGAGAGCGGGGGTTTCACGGAGCTGGTGCTCTTGCCCTTCGTGCCCGGAGCAACCCCCCTAGCACGGCGTTACCACCTGCGACCGATCAGCCTGGAGGAGGTCTTGAAGGTTACTGCCTATGCCCGTCTCTATCTCGGCGCTGACCTGCCCAACATCCAGAACAGTTGGGTGAAGATAGGGGTAGAGGGGGTGAAGCGTTCGCTATCCTGGGGGGCGAACGATTTTGGGGGAACGCTGATGGAGGAGAACATCTCCCGGAGCGCCGGTTCAGCCCATGGACAGTCCCTGACCAGGGACCAGATCGAGGAGGCTATCTGCCAGGCCGGACGCATCCCCGTCGAGCGGGACACTCTATATAATCTGAGGACAGGAAGATGATTTCGGATGAGGAGCTGAGACTAAAACAAATCGATGCCGACCCTTGTTCCCATTGTGGGGCCTGTCTCTCCTTTTGTAAGTGGGATGCGTTTGAGGCGAGTCAGCCAGGGCTACGGGGTGATCCCTCCCTCTGCCGCACCTGCATGCTCTGTTTCAGCATCTGTCCCCGTGCTCATCCCTGGACACCCCAGATGGAGGTGGAGCTCTTCGGGCATAGTCGGCAACATCCTCTCTTAGGGTTTTACGTGGCCGCTTACGCTGCTAGGGCTGTGGAGAAGGCGCCTCAGGCCCAGGATGCCGGCGTGACCACGGCGCTGCTCCGCTTCGCGCTACGGCAGGGGCTTGTGCAGGGGGTCATCGTTACAGGTCGTGATGCTGAGTGGAGGCCTCGAGCGTTCCTCGCTACCAGTGAGGAGGAGGTCAGCGGGGCTGCTGGCTCCAAATACACGGCTGCTCCGGCCCTTTCTGTGCTGGGGGAGGCGGTGGAGCGGTACGAGCGCCTGGCCTTTGTCGGCATGCCCTGTCAGGTAAATGCCCTGCGCAATCTACAATTGCGGAAGGGCGAGCGTTATGGGGCGGAAAGAGTGGTCTTGACGGTCGGACTCTTCTGTGCTGAAAGCTTCATCTATGGATGCCCTCACGGCCTCAGGCCGTTTGTGGAGCGGGAGATGGGCATGCCTATCAGGGAGGTCAGCCGTTTTGACATCAAGAAGGGTAATTTCGTTGCCTATGGGGTGGAGCGAATCGAGAATCGGCCCTTGGTTGAACTGAAAGAGCTCGTCTGGCCGATCTGCCCTAGTTGCCAGGACTTCACGGCCGAGCTGGCTGACATCTCCGTTGGTGCTGTTGGCTCGCGCCCTGATGAGAATACGGTCCTCTTGCGCTCGCCACTCGGTCAGCAAATATGGGAACAGGCCCATACGCTTGAATGGATGCAGCTCGGGGCGGTGCGTAACCTGGGCATCATCGAACGGTTGACCCAAAACAAGCAGGCGCGGCGAGCCGCTCTCTCGGCGGAGGCCAGTCGGTTCCTGTTTAAGCGATCCATTCGGGGAAACTACAAGAAACTCTCTTCCACGTCTTGCTAGAAATCCTTGACACCCCCATTCGCCTTGTAATACCATAGCGATGGTCAGTTTGCTCCTGGGACAGGCTGGTCCTCAATAATCTTCGACCGCTTCCCTGAAAGCCAGGGCAGTGGTGAGCGGAGGTAAGCGCCTTGCCAGAGGAAAAACGATCCCTCGAACCGGTAAAGATCCTGGGGATTTCAGGCAGTCCCCGTAAGGGGGCTACCCTTTATGCCCTTAATGAGGCTATGCGGGCTGCGGCCAGCCTTCCTGGCGTGGAGACAACGATCATCTCCCTAAAAGGCAAAAAGATCAGTCCTTGCCTCCACTGTGATTATTGCCTGCGTCATCGAGCAGAATCCTTCAGCTTGGAAAAGGCCTGTTCTCTTAAGGATGATATGCGCCAGATTTATGAGCCTTTTCTGGAGGCTGATGGCTACATCCTGGCCACCCCGGTGTATATGGGCACAGTGAGCGGACAGTTGAAGGTGATGATGGACCGCATGCGCACCCTCTGGTTTCATGCTGATCTGCTGGCCAACAAGGTGGGAGGGGTGCTGGTCACGGGAGGCGATCGGACCGGGGGACACGAGCCGGCTATCCTGGCCATCGTCGGCTTCTATATGTGTTTCGGTATCTTGCCGGTAGCAGGCATACACGGTGGTAATTTGGGTGCGGCCATCTGGTCCAAAGATGCCCGTGCCGTCGGCGCAGCCCAGGATGAGGAGGGGATGCGCCTCTGCCATGACCTGGGGCTCAAGGTGGCCAAGACTGCCCGTCTTTTGAAGCAGGCGCGCCAGTCGGCAATTCCTTCCGCTTAAGTCCCAAGGTTGGGAAGGCTTCCTACGATCTTCGGCTGGGTCAAAGATAGCTTCTAGCCAGATTTTTGGGTGCTCTGATGTCATCACTACTGATCAAGAATGGCACTATCGTCACTATGGATCGAGACGGCCGCATCATCGAAGACGGCTATGTTTACGTTGAGGACGACCTTATCCGCGAGGTTGGGGGACAACCAGGGCTGCATCTGGTCGAGCGCGCCGAGGAGACGATCGACGCTTCGGGCATGGCCATCATCCCTGGGCTGGTGAACGCCCATACCCATCTCTTTCAGACCCTTATCCGTGGCCTGGCCGATGATAAACCCTTGCTCCAGTGGCTCCAATCCGTCGTCTGGCCAGTAACGGCCGCCATGAACGAAGAGGAGTGTTATTGGGCAGCGCTGCTCGGTTGCCTGGAGAACCTCAGATCGGGTGCAACCTCGATCATCAGCCAACATTATATCAATGCCTCTCTGCATAACTTTGATCGGGTAGCCGAGGCCGTGAGCGACTCTGGTATACGGGCCCTGCTGGCGCGTGGCTTCGCCGACAAGAACTATTACCCAGCCATTCAGGAAGATGAAAGGACCATCCTCCTGGCGATGGAGCGGGCGACGCATAAATGGCAAGGCGCGGCGGCCGGAAGAATAGGCGTTGAGTTCGGTCCCCTTATACCCTGGGGTTGCAGTGAGCATTTGATGACCCAGGTGGTGCGGCTGGCCACAGAATGGGGCGTGGGCATCCATATCCACATCGCTGAGACCCGCGAGGAGGTGGAGATGGTGCTCGCCGAGACCGGTAAACGTAACATCGAATGGTGTGCTGACCTTGGTGTTTTAGGCCCACGCACTCAGCTCGTTCACTGTGTTTGGCTTACCCCCGCTGAGATCACGACCATCGCCGCCAGCGGTAGCACAGTCGTTCATTGCCCTGTAAGCAATATGTATCTTGCTTCAGGTATCGCCCCCATAGCCAAGATGCGGAAGAAAGGGGTTAACGTGGCCATTGCCACTGATGGCCCGGCCAGCAATAACTCGCAGGATATGTTGGAAGTGCTGAAGTTCACGGCCTGTTTGCAGAAAGTGCACACCCTCAATTCGCGGGTCATTCTGCCGGAAGATGTGTTGGAGATGGCCACCCTGGGGGGAGCACGGGCTATGGGGTTGGCTGATACCATCGGCAGTCTGGAAGTGGGGCGAAAGGCCGATATTGCGGTCATCGACCTTGACACTCCCCATACTGCTCCGGTGCACCGCGTACCCTCTGCCCTGGTCTATAACACCAATTGCGGTGATGTGGACACGGTTATCGTTGATGGGAGGGTGTTGTTGCAGGGCAAGCGGTTTTGCCACCTGGATGAGGAAGCGGTATTGAAGACGGCAGGACGAGCAGCACGGGGGCTGCTGGCGCGGGCCGGGGTAAAAGTGTCATAGGTGAGGAGGTCTAGTGTGTTGCCAGAATTCTCTTTTCATTTAGCAACGCAAATCATATTCGGCAAGGACGTCTTCACTGTCTTAGCGACGGAGCTGTCCAGACTCGAGGGCAGCAAGGTGCTTCTGGTGAGCGACGCTGGCCTGGCGGAGATGGGGTTGGTGGCCAGATTGACTGAGGTGATTCAAGAAGCAGGGTTGGGGGTGGCCACCTTCACCGAGGTACACACCAATCCTACGGTTGAATCAGTGGAGAAAGGGCAGCAACTGGCTCAAGCGGAGGGAACAGATCTCCTGGTGGCTTTGGGTGGGGGGAGCGCCATTGACGTAGCCAAGGCCATCGCCCTCCTGCTCAGCGCCGGAGGTGAGTACCGGGACTATCAGTGGGGTGGTAAAAAGGTGCCTGGGCCCCTTATGCCCTTAGTGGCTATCCCTACCACGGCGGGGACGGGCGCTGAGGTAAGCAAGGTGGCCGTCATCGTTGATGAGGCCAAGCACTCTAAGCAAGGGGTTGTCAGTCCATTTCTTCGTCCCAGGCTGGCCATCATCGATCCGCGCTTGATGCTATCACTGCCACCTCGCCTTACCGCCGCCACCGGCGTGGATGCCTTTGTGCATGCCCTGGAAGCCTACGTCGGGTTAGGGGCCAATCCGCTCAGCGATCTATTCGCCCTGGAAGCTTTGGCCAAGATTTGGCGGTGGTTGCCCCAAGTGATTGAGCATGGCGACAACCTGGAGGGGCGTAAAGAGCTGGCCCTGGCCAGCCTATTCGCTGGTATAGCCATGGATCAGGCCGGTTTAGGGATAATGCACGCCCTGGCTGGACCGCTCTGTGGGCATTTCAATATCCATCACGGGGTGGCTTGTGCCCTGGTGATGTCTCCCTCTCTGGCGTTTAATCTCGAGGTCGGAGAAGAAAAACTGCCTCTACTCTGTCAGAGCCTGGCAATGCCCCAGGGTACTGAT includes:
- a CDS encoding aldolase/citrate lyase family protein — translated: MRKNLAKQKIRAGEPIFGAFITFPAPPIVEICGHLGFDHVIIDAEHGPMNEESCQDLVRAAEVTGITPLIRVPQIVPQVILRFLDIGALGVHVPQVYTKADATAAVQSVKYYPQGRRGLAGVRAATYGLATTLSEYVKQANEETMIVLHIENRECVQNLPEILTIEGIDVFFIGPTDLSQSLGVPGRTREPIVEDLITKIIAEVQAAGKTVGIYVSDAETARKYLAAGVRYFATGITGLMAKAGREFLQVVKGS
- the cofH gene encoding 5-amino-6-(D-ribitylamino)uracil--L-tyrosine 4-hydroxyphenyl transferase CofH, translated to MYGQSLPPANVVTFSRSITLVPTRRCHNRCSYCSFRADDNHVLSLAEAEHTLTLAKGQGCREALIMSGERPWLEKDFPLTEEEFIAYVYQLCALALRLGLLPHTNIGVLTGPQLGRLKEVNVSMGLMLETASEGLAAHKEQPGKRISERIAHIEEAGRLRIPFTTGLLVGIGESASNRHAALLIIKRLQERYGHIQEVIIQNFKPKVGTPMAHWAEPTLEDMVETVRQARQLLPTVPVQIAPNLTSDCLPLLRAGANDLGGLSPAIDYINPECPWPKPEELGATLSRAGFHLQDRLPVHPEVDADLAPVADALRRRLVGDRVTYVVNRNVNITNICQGRCAFCAFRRDSGEGDAYQLTIAEVLQKAEEAVARQATEVCIQGGLNPTLELPFYLNMVSAIKQRFPHLHIHAFSPMEVWWIAQRNGLSIADTLARLQEAGLDTMPGTAAEILVDEVRQKICPQKLTTAEWVEVITTAHRLGIKTTATMMFGHIENWHHRLRHLEILRHIQLESGGFTELVLLPFVPGATPLARRYHLRPISLEEVLKVTAYARLYLGADLPNIQNSWVKIGVEGVKRSLSWGANDFGGTLMEENISRSAGSAHGQSLTRDQIEEAICQAGRIPVERDTLYNLRTGR
- a CDS encoding Coenzyme F420 hydrogenase/dehydrogenase, beta subunit C-terminal domain, which produces MISDEELRLKQIDADPCSHCGACLSFCKWDAFEASQPGLRGDPSLCRTCMLCFSICPRAHPWTPQMEVELFGHSRQHPLLGFYVAAYAARAVEKAPQAQDAGVTTALLRFALRQGLVQGVIVTGRDAEWRPRAFLATSEEEVSGAAGSKYTAAPALSVLGEAVERYERLAFVGMPCQVNALRNLQLRKGERYGAERVVLTVGLFCAESFIYGCPHGLRPFVEREMGMPIREVSRFDIKKGNFVAYGVERIENRPLVELKELVWPICPSCQDFTAELADISVGAVGSRPDENTVLLRSPLGQQIWEQAHTLEWMQLGAVRNLGIIERLTQNKQARRAALSAEASRFLFKRSIRGNYKKLSSTSC
- a CDS encoding flavodoxin family protein, with product MPEEKRSLEPVKILGISGSPRKGATLYALNEAMRAAASLPGVETTIISLKGKKISPCLHCDYCLRHRAESFSLEKACSLKDDMRQIYEPFLEADGYILATPVYMGTVSGQLKVMMDRMRTLWFHADLLANKVGGVLVTGGDRTGGHEPAILAIVGFYMCFGILPVAGIHGGNLGAAIWSKDARAVGAAQDEEGMRLCHDLGLKVAKTARLLKQARQSAIPSA
- a CDS encoding amidohydrolase codes for the protein MSSLLIKNGTIVTMDRDGRIIEDGYVYVEDDLIREVGGQPGLHLVERAEETIDASGMAIIPGLVNAHTHLFQTLIRGLADDKPLLQWLQSVVWPVTAAMNEEECYWAALLGCLENLRSGATSIISQHYINASLHNFDRVAEAVSDSGIRALLARGFADKNYYPAIQEDERTILLAMERATHKWQGAAAGRIGVEFGPLIPWGCSEHLMTQVVRLATEWGVGIHIHIAETREEVEMVLAETGKRNIEWCADLGVLGPRTQLVHCVWLTPAEITTIAASGSTVVHCPVSNMYLASGIAPIAKMRKKGVNVAIATDGPASNNSQDMLEVLKFTACLQKVHTLNSRVILPEDVLEMATLGGARAMGLADTIGSLEVGRKADIAVIDLDTPHTAPVHRVPSALVYNTNCGDVDTVIVDGRVLLQGKRFCHLDEEAVLKTAGRAARGLLARAGVKVS
- a CDS encoding iron-containing alcohol dehydrogenase, with the translated sequence MLPEFSFHLATQIIFGKDVFTVLATELSRLEGSKVLLVSDAGLAEMGLVARLTEVIQEAGLGVATFTEVHTNPTVESVEKGQQLAQAEGTDLLVALGGGSAIDVAKAIALLLSAGGEYRDYQWGGKKVPGPLMPLVAIPTTAGTGAEVSKVAVIVDEAKHSKQGVVSPFLRPRLAIIDPRLMLSLPPRLTAATGVDAFVHALEAYVGLGANPLSDLFALEALAKIWRWLPQVIEHGDNLEGRKELALASLFAGIAMDQAGLGIMHALAGPLCGHFNIHHGVACALVMSPSLAFNLEVGEEKLPLLCQSLAMPQGTDGPTLACRLKEFVAALKLPVSLGEVGVREGDIPLLAREALQMGVIRNNPRPTSEEDCQAILRAIL